From a single Rutidosis leptorrhynchoides isolate AG116_Rl617_1_P2 chromosome 5, CSIRO_AGI_Rlap_v1, whole genome shotgun sequence genomic region:
- the LOC139846519 gene encoding golgin candidate 6 encodes MKKMDLVSGYKGVVGLVFGNENSSSNEDSYVERLLDCISNGKLVEDRRNAMVELQSVVAESHAAQLAFGEMGFPVLLGVLKERDDVEMVRGALETLVSALTPIAHVKLPPNEVQPALMNTDLLSREGQSISLLLSLLGEDDFYIRYYTLQLLTALVTNSPIRLQEAILTVPRGITRLMDMLMDREVIRNEALLLLTYLTREAEEIQKILVFEGAFEKIFSIIKEEGGSEGGVVVQDCLELLNNLLRNNSSNQVLLRETIGFDSLISILKLRGTTYSFTQQKTINLLSVLETISLLLNGGLETDPSSKSNKLATKTILVQRSVLDHLLMLGVESQWAPIAVRCAAFRCIGILISGHPQNLDALSSKSLGDEREVEPALNSILRIILRTSSMQEFIAADYVFKCFCEQNRDGQAMLASTLIPQPISMTNARFEEDVNMSFGSMLLHGLAMSEHDGDLETSCRAASVLSHLMKDNIQCKEKVLQIEFESSMSSLGSPELLLHRMVKYLALASSKKGKDGKSTTPKNSYFQPIILKLLVTWLYDCPNAVQSFLDSRPHLTYLVELVSNNESTVCARGLAAVLLGECVIYNKSSEPGKDAFAIVDTISQKVGLTSYFLKLDELQKSFLFSNEKPVQTRKPLTRSNANSMTEMEDIDETETMDDNQNEDHPMLASMFDSQFVDFIKNLEGGIRDNIVKVYSRPKSNVSVVPAELEQRKDESDKDYIKRLKSFVEKQCFEIQDLLNRNATLAEDLANIGGGGSSNSEPRQTSGSERVQIETLRRDLQEAIQRVEMLKTENTNIQSEASSYKNLAEKMETDLKSLSDAYNSLEQANFHLEMEVRGLKNGGAGPTPNVDIEKIKEEAREEAQKESEAELGDLLVCLGQEQSKVEKLSARLMELGEDVDVLLEGIGDDAGLQDDDDDDDDEEED; translated from the exons ATGAAGAAGATGGATTTGGTGTCTGGTTACAAG GGAGTTGTTGGGCTTGTATTTGGGAATGAGAATTCGAGTTCAAATGAAGACAG TTATGTTGAACGCTTGCTCGATTGTATAAGTAATGGTAAGCTGGTTGAGGATAGAAGGAATGCTATGGTGGAGCTTCAATCTGTTGTTGCTGAAAGTCATGCTGCCCAGCTTGCTTTTGGTGAAATGG GTTTTCCTGTACTGTTGGGCGTCCTAAAGGAACGTGATGATGTTGAAATG GTTCGAGGGGCTCTAGAGACACTTGTTAGTGCATTAACACCAATTGCTCATGTGAAACTGCCTCCAAATGAGGTTCAACCAGCTCTGATGAACACTGATCTTTTATCAAGGGAAGGGCAAAGCATTTCACTTCTTTTAAGCCTGTTG GGAGAGGATGACTTTTATATCAGATATTATACACTTCAACTTCTAACTGCCCTTGTAACGAATTCTCCCATTAG GTTACAGGAAGCCATTCTTACCGTCCCTCGTGGTATAACTCGACTTATGGACATGCTTATGGACCGAGAG GTCATAAGAAATGAGGCCCTGTTACTTCTCACCTACCTGACTCGAGAAGCAGAG GAAATCCAAAAAATTCTGGTGTTTGAGGGTGCGTTTGAGAAGATTTTCAGTATTATTAAAGAGGAGGGAGGTTCAGAAGGCGGTGTTGTTGTGCAG GACTGTCTTGAATTGTTAAATAATCTCCTTCGCAACAATTCATCTAATCAG GTGTTGCTGAGGGAGACTATAGGCTTTGACTCATTGATATCAATTTTGAAACTTCGAGGAACCACATACAGCTTTACTCAGCAAAAG ACAATCAATCTACTGAGTGTTTTGGAAACAATTAGTTTGCTTCTGAATGGAGGTCTCGAAACCGATCCTTCGAGCAAGAGTAATAAATTGGCAACCAAAACAATTCTTGTTCAG AGAAGTGTTTTGGACCATCTACTAATGCTAGGTGTTGAAAGTCAGTGGGCCCCGATTGCTGTACGCTGCGCG GCGTTTCGATGCATAGGCATTTTAATTTCTGGACATCCTCAAAATCTTGACGCCCTTTCGAGTAAATCGCTTGGTGATGAACGAGAGGTTGAACCAGCTCTGAATTCGATTCTTAGAATAATCTTACGAACTTCGAGCATGCAAGAGTTTATTGCAGCTGATTATGTTTTTAAGTGTTTCTGTGAG CAAAATCGTGACGGCCAAGCAATGTTAGCATCTACACTTATCCCTCAGCCTATTTCAATGACTAATGCTCGATTTGAGGAGGACGTAAACATGTCTTTCGGAAG CATGCTATTGCATGGCCTTGCTATGAGTGAACATGACGGTGACCTTGAG ACTAGTTGCAGGGCTGCTAGTGTTCTTTCTCATTTAATGAAGGATAATATTCAATGCAAAGAAAAG GTTTTACAAATTGAATTTGAGTCATCAATGTCGTCATTAGGTTCTCCCGAACTGCTATTACATCGCATGGTTAAATACTTAGCTCTTGCATCTTCAAAAAAGGGTAAAGATGGAAAATCAACCACTCCAAAAAACTCATATTTCCAACCAATAATCTTGAAACTGCTCGTCACCTGGCTCTACGATTGCCCAAATGCAGTACAATCTTTTCTTGATTCACGTCCTCATTTAACATATTTAGTTGAGTTGGTTTCAAATAACGAATCAACCGTTTGTGCACGTGGTTTAGCTGCTGTTCTTTTAGGTGAATGTGTTATTTATAATAAAAGTAGTGAACCCGGTAAAGATGCTTTTGCAATAGTGGATACCATAAGTCAAAAAGTCGGGTTGACTTCTTACTTTTTAAAGCTTGATGAGTTGCAAAAAAGCTTTTTGTTTTCAAATGAAAAGCCGGTTCAAACACGTAAACCGTTAACAAGATCAAATGCTAATAGTATGACAGAAATGGAagatattgatgaaactgaaacaaTGGATGATAATCAGAATGAGGATCATCCGATGCTTGCTTCGATGTTTGACTCCCAATTTGTTGACTTTATTAAGAATTTGGAAGGTGGTATTAGAGATAATATTGTAAAAGTATATAGTCGTCCGAAAAGCAACGTGTCGGTTGTGCCTGCTGAATTGGAACAAAGGAAAGATGAAAGTGACAAGGATTATATCAAACGACTCAAATCTTTTGTTGAGAAGCAATGTTTCGAGATACAG GACCTTCTGAATAGAAATGCTACATTGGCCGAGGACCTAGCCAATATAGGTGGTGGTGGTTCATCCAATAGTGAACCTAGACAGACGAGTGGGTCAGAGAGAGTTCAAATAGAGACACTGAGAAGAGATCTTCAAGAAGCCATCCAACGGGTCGAAATGCTAAAAACTGAAAACACAAATATCCAAAGTGAGGCGTCATCGTACAAAAACTTGGCTGAAAAAATGGAAACTGATCTGAAGAGCCTTTCGGATGCATACAATAGTCTGGAACAAGCAAACTTTCATTTAGAAATGGAAGTTAGAGGTTTGAAGAATGGTGGGGCCGGGCCTACTCCAAATGTGGATATTGAGAAAATAAAAGAAGAGGCGAGAGAGGAAGCACAAAAAGAGAGTGAAGCGGAGTTAGGTGATTTGCTTGTTTGTCTTGGTCAAGAACAGAGTAAAGTTGAGAAATTGAGTGCGAGATTAATGGAGTTGGGTGAAGATGTTGATGTTTTGCTTGAAGGTATTGGAGATGATGCGGGACTtcaagatgatgatgacgatgatgatgatgaagaagaagattga
- the LOC139850154 gene encoding putative F-box protein At5g55150, whose product MECSAMLLTELSDVVAHKSINFNKDDHLSLSLSSTAVQVATEVPYSNGLFSRLPSLLLAEKIEDREFRELYLLSDKTICKIRLPETYGKFCTSSFGWLLTVGDDTDTKLINPLSRETINLPKLETFPNFLKSSLGFCRIGDDKWTPIETGWGGRISDITCYDGRVYYFDSNFHIRSCDVYGEDNMVIVDVSRLPKEYHAYDNIGAYVLGLDDDDDDDTRKRLLVVIRETNFDVLADFETCKTTSFRVYEFDLQSKRWSKVNDLGNKTLFVGYSSSFWIQDALGVIKANCIYFTDDILYRYSKNGAADMGIYHMSGGTIEPHFTGESVSKVLPPIWIQPI is encoded by the exons ATGGAATGCTCGGCTATGTTACTGACTGAATTATCTGATGTAGTTGCACATAAAAGTATCAACTTTAATAAAGATGACCACCTCAGTTTGTCTTTGTCTTCGACTGCGGTACAAGTTGCAACAGAAGTCCCATACTCCAATGGACTTTTTTCGCGGTTGCCATCGCTTTTGCTTGCAGAGAAAATAGAAGACCGGGAGTTTCGCGAGCTGTATTTACTTTCAGACAAGACCATCTGCAAGATACGACTTCCAGAAACATACGGTAAGTTTTGTACGTCTTCATTTGGGTGGCTATTAACAGTTGGTGATGATACGGATACTAAACTCATCAATCCATTATCACGTGAAACCATCAATCTTCCTAAACTCGAAACCTTTCCGAATTTCTTGAAATCTTC GTTAGGGTTTTGCCGTATTGGAGATGACAAGTGGACACCTATTGAAACAGGCTGGGGTGGGAGGATATCCGATATCACTTGTTACGATGGGCGAGTTTATTATTTTGATTCTAATTTTCATATACGATCATGTGATGTTTACGGAGAGGATAATATGGTCATTGTTGATGTTTCACGGCTACCAAAGGAATATCACGCTTATGATAATATAGGAGCTTATGTTCTAGgattggatgatgatgatgatgatgacacaagGAAGAGGTTGTTGGTCGTTATCAGAGAAACAAATTTTGATGTTCTAGCTGACTTTGAGACCTGCAAGACGACCAGTTTTCGAGTTTATGAGTTCGATTTACAAAGTAAGAGATGGTCGAAGGTGAATGATCTTGGTAACAAAACTCTGTTTGTTGGATATAGTTCATCGTTTTGGATACAAGACGCTTTAGGGGTGATCAAGGCCAATTGCATATACTTTACGGATGATATTTTATACCGTTATAGCAAAAATGGAGCAGCAGATATGGGAATTTATCATATGTCCGGCGGAACCATTGAGCCTCACTTCACCGGAGAATCAGTTAGCAAAGTTTTGCCTCCGATTTGGATCCAACCGATTTAA